In a single window of the Stigmatopora nigra isolate UIUO_SnigA chromosome 7, RoL_Snig_1.1, whole genome shotgun sequence genome:
- the l3mbtl1b gene encoding lethal(3)malignant brain tumor-like protein 4 isoform X3, with protein MADTPPNDGPSQGAEFDMMGALDWKDGIATLPGSDIRFRMTEFGTLEIVTDVDVKGHQPPPKRDALEPVSSQSPTPPPECQSQTEKEPPPTSNIPATSSQAKAPAPVVLSLEETPTLESPKVEVGPSVEVGPSGEVAPSGELTQCRTCGGHVPRDALIQGKFCSPNCAQPSSGRSSPGETRDCLTTESEILGKRVRKKRKIFMDSGDEEDENHEEAEEKAKTTKGRRGAKIAKIATAPQNKKRAWSWPAYLEEERAIAAPVKLFKEHQSFPQSRNSFKVGMKLEGLDPCHPSLFCVLTAAEIQGYRVRLHFDGYPECYDFWANADSWDLKPAGWCEKNGHKLLLPKGCKDGEFNWSMYVKNCRGQLAPKHLFRSLNTSVTPSGFRAGMKLEAVDRKNPSLICVATIAAVVDNRLLIHFDNWDDTYDYWCDASSPYIHPVGYCEEAELTLTTPAEYKQPKSFSWEKYLEVTGTQAAPARAFKPRPPHGFQVGMKVEAVDRRNPMLIRVATIADFDDHRLKIHFDAWSPEYDFWVETDCPDLHPLGWCQKTGHSLQHPNSINEASPPGQGCPTAGCNGIGHIRGPRYGTHYTQVSCPYSEMNMNKDSLLPDRLGGEKPLTLGGPLPRGRRPEPNTLAATQTVATPDRTESADSVPARKPAEAETELPAHSGPIEPIGGAGEQQQNGTRLKRIAPVPKYLKMHYVKEEAADGKGSSDGVSLQKALHESVFSPGHSASPHHRVALCWDKHCQLLPEVLGLSAKRVAGWSTEEVVTFVKGLPGCKEHAATFKTEQIDGEAFLLLTQSDIVKILSIKLGPALKIYNSILMFKSTDEE; from the exons ATGGCTGACACTCCACCCAACGATGGTCCCTCACAAGGTGCCGAGTTTGACATGATGGGTGCACTGGACTGGAAGGATGGTATTGCTACGTTGCCAGGAAGTGACATCAGG tTTCGCATGACAGAGTTCGGCACCCTTGAGATTGTGACTGATGTCGACGTTAAAGGGCATCAGCCGCCACCTAAACGGGACGCCTTGGAACCGGTTTCATCTCAAAGTCCTACTCCTCCTCCAGAATGCCAGTCACAAACAGAAAAAGAACCGCCACCGACAAGTAACATTCCAGCCACGTCGTCTCAGGCAAAAG CCCCTGCTCCGGTTGTCTTGTCTTTGGAGGAGACCCCAACATTGGAAAGTCCCAAAGTGGAAGTCGGTCCGAGCGTGGAAGTTGGTCCTAGTGGGGAAGTTGCTCCCAGTGGAGAGCTGACTCAATGCAGAACCTGTGGTGGTCACGTGCCTCGGGACGCCCTCATACAAGGAAAGTTTTGCAGTCCTAACTGTGCACAGCCTTCTAGTGGCAG GTCATCGCCCGGGGAAACCCGAGATTGTCTGACAACCGAAAGCGAGATCTTGGGTAAGCGTGTGcgtaaaaagaggaaaatcttCATGGATTCTGGTGACGAGGAGGATGAAAACCACGAGGAAGCTGAG GAGAAAGCCAAGACTACCAAAGGCAGGAGAGGAGCCAAGATAGCCAAAATTG CTACAGCGCCACAGAATAAAAAGCGGGCATGGAGCTGGCCGGCCTACCTGGAAGAGGAGCGAGCCATTGCCGCCCCAGTTAAACTTTTCAAGGAG CATCAGTCGTTTCCTCAAAGCCGGAACAGTTTTAAGGTGGGGATGAAGCTGGAGGGACTGGACCCGTGCCACCCGTCCCTCTTTTGTGTGCTCACCGCAGCAGAG ATCCAAGGCTATCGAGTCAGGCTTCACTTTGATGGCTACCCCGAGTGCTACGACTTCTGGGCCAACGCCGACTCGTGGGATTTGAAACCGGCAGGCTGGTGTGAGAAAAATGGCCACAAGCTATTGTTGCCCAAAG GTTGCAAGGATGGAGAATTCAACTGGAGCATGTACGTTAAGAACTGCAGAGGTCAGCTGGCCCCGAAGCACCTTTTTAGGAGCCTCAACACG TCTGTGACTCCATCCGGATTTCGGGCGGGCATGAAGCTGGAGGCGGTGGATAGGAAGAACCCGTCGCTCATCTGTGTGGCCACCATCGCTGCCGTGGTGGACAACAGGCTTCTCATTCACTTTGACAACTGGGACGACACGTATGATTACTG GTGCGATGCCAGCAGTCCGTACATTCACCCGGTCGGCTACTGCGAAGAAGCCGAGCTCACTCTAACTACACCGGCTG AATATAAGCAACCTAAGAGTTTCTCCTGGGAGAAATATCTGGAAGTGACGGGAACGCAGGCCGCTCCCGCTCGGGCCTTTAAACCG AGACCTCCACATGGCTTCCAGGTGGGGATGAAGGTGGAAGCCGTGGACAGAAGGAACCCCATGCTTATCCGTGTCGCCACCATCGCAGACTTTGACGACCACCGACTCAAG ATCCACTTTGACGCCTGGAGTCCCGAATACGACTTCTGGGTGGAGACCGACTGCCCCGACCTGCACCCCTTAGGCTGGTGTCAAAAAACGGGACACTCCCTCCAGCACCCCAACA GTATTAATGAGGCAAGTCCTCCAGGACAGGGATGCCCCACCGCAGGATGCAACGGCATAGGCCACATAAGGGGACCTCGTTACGGGACGCATTACAC TCAGGTGAGCTGTCCTTACTCTGAAATGAATATGAACAAAGACAGCTTGCTCCCCGACCGCCTGGGCGGCGAGAAACCTCTAACTCTGGGGGGCCCGCTCCCCCGAGGGCGTCGCCCTGAACCCAACACGCTTGCTGCGACGCAAACCGTGGCCACACCGGACCGAACAGAGTCGGCCGACAGCGTCCCCGCCAG GAAACCAGCAGAGGCGGAGACGGAGCTCCCGGCACACAGCGGTCCGATAGAACCGATAGGAGGAGCCGGCGAGCAGCAACAGAATGGAACCAGACTCAAacg GATTGCGCCTGTTCCCAAATATCTCAAAATGCACTACGTGAAAGAAGAGGCTGCTGACGGCAAAG GTTCCTCCGACGGCGTCTCCCTCCAGAAAGCCCTCCACGAGTCGGTGTTCTCCCCAGGGCATTCCGCCTCGCCCCACCACCGTGTGGCGCTGTGCTGGGACAAACACTGTCAGCTGCTGCCCGAAGTCCTGGGTCTCAGTGCCAAGAGGGTGGCCGGGTGGAGCACGGAAGAG GTGGTCACATTTGTTAAAGGGCTCCCCGGGTGCAAAGAACACGCCGCAACTTTTAAAACGGAG CAAATCGACGGAGAGGCCTTTCTGCTGCTCACCCAATCGGACATTGTCAAGATCCTGTCCATCAAGTTGGGCCCCGCCCTTAAGATTTACAACTCCATCCTCATGTTCAAGAGTACCGATGAGGAGTAA
- the l3mbtl1b gene encoding lethal(3)malignant brain tumor-like protein 4 isoform X1, which produces MRTQTIKSGMADTPPNDGPSQGAEFDMMGALDWKDGIATLPGSDIRFRMTEFGTLEIVTDVDVKGHQPPPKRDALEPVSSQSPTPPPECQSQTEKEPPPTSNIPATSSQAKAPAPVVLSLEETPTLESPKVEVGPSVEVGPSGEVAPSGELTQCRTCGGHVPRDALIQGKFCSPNCAQPSSGRSSPGETRDCLTTESEILGKRVRKKRKIFMDSGDEEDENHEEAEEKAKTTKGRRGAKIAKIATAPQNKKRAWSWPAYLEEERAIAAPVKLFKEHQSFPQSRNSFKVGMKLEGLDPCHPSLFCVLTAAEIQGYRVRLHFDGYPECYDFWANADSWDLKPAGWCEKNGHKLLLPKGCKDGEFNWSMYVKNCRGQLAPKHLFRSLNTSVTPSGFRAGMKLEAVDRKNPSLICVATIAAVVDNRLLIHFDNWDDTYDYWCDASSPYIHPVGYCEEAELTLTTPAEYKQPKSFSWEKYLEVTGTQAAPARAFKPRPPHGFQVGMKVEAVDRRNPMLIRVATIADFDDHRLKIHFDAWSPEYDFWVETDCPDLHPLGWCQKTGHSLQHPNSINEASPPGQGCPTAGCNGIGHIRGPRYGTHYTQVSCPYSEMNMNKDSLLPDRLGGEKPLTLGGPLPRGRRPEPNTLAATQTVATPDRTESADSVPARKPAEAETELPAHSGPIEPIGGAGEQQQNGTRLKRIAPVPKYLKMHYVKEEAADGKGSSDGVSLQKALHESVFSPGHSASPHHRVALCWDKHCQLLPEVLGLSAKRVAGWSTEEVVTFVKGLPGCKEHAATFKTEQIDGEAFLLLTQSDIVKILSIKLGPALKIYNSILMFKSTDEE; this is translated from the exons ATGCGGACACAGACTATCAA ATCTGGAATGGCTGACACTCCACCCAACGATGGTCCCTCACAAGGTGCCGAGTTTGACATGATGGGTGCACTGGACTGGAAGGATGGTATTGCTACGTTGCCAGGAAGTGACATCAGG tTTCGCATGACAGAGTTCGGCACCCTTGAGATTGTGACTGATGTCGACGTTAAAGGGCATCAGCCGCCACCTAAACGGGACGCCTTGGAACCGGTTTCATCTCAAAGTCCTACTCCTCCTCCAGAATGCCAGTCACAAACAGAAAAAGAACCGCCACCGACAAGTAACATTCCAGCCACGTCGTCTCAGGCAAAAG CCCCTGCTCCGGTTGTCTTGTCTTTGGAGGAGACCCCAACATTGGAAAGTCCCAAAGTGGAAGTCGGTCCGAGCGTGGAAGTTGGTCCTAGTGGGGAAGTTGCTCCCAGTGGAGAGCTGACTCAATGCAGAACCTGTGGTGGTCACGTGCCTCGGGACGCCCTCATACAAGGAAAGTTTTGCAGTCCTAACTGTGCACAGCCTTCTAGTGGCAG GTCATCGCCCGGGGAAACCCGAGATTGTCTGACAACCGAAAGCGAGATCTTGGGTAAGCGTGTGcgtaaaaagaggaaaatcttCATGGATTCTGGTGACGAGGAGGATGAAAACCACGAGGAAGCTGAG GAGAAAGCCAAGACTACCAAAGGCAGGAGAGGAGCCAAGATAGCCAAAATTG CTACAGCGCCACAGAATAAAAAGCGGGCATGGAGCTGGCCGGCCTACCTGGAAGAGGAGCGAGCCATTGCCGCCCCAGTTAAACTTTTCAAGGAG CATCAGTCGTTTCCTCAAAGCCGGAACAGTTTTAAGGTGGGGATGAAGCTGGAGGGACTGGACCCGTGCCACCCGTCCCTCTTTTGTGTGCTCACCGCAGCAGAG ATCCAAGGCTATCGAGTCAGGCTTCACTTTGATGGCTACCCCGAGTGCTACGACTTCTGGGCCAACGCCGACTCGTGGGATTTGAAACCGGCAGGCTGGTGTGAGAAAAATGGCCACAAGCTATTGTTGCCCAAAG GTTGCAAGGATGGAGAATTCAACTGGAGCATGTACGTTAAGAACTGCAGAGGTCAGCTGGCCCCGAAGCACCTTTTTAGGAGCCTCAACACG TCTGTGACTCCATCCGGATTTCGGGCGGGCATGAAGCTGGAGGCGGTGGATAGGAAGAACCCGTCGCTCATCTGTGTGGCCACCATCGCTGCCGTGGTGGACAACAGGCTTCTCATTCACTTTGACAACTGGGACGACACGTATGATTACTG GTGCGATGCCAGCAGTCCGTACATTCACCCGGTCGGCTACTGCGAAGAAGCCGAGCTCACTCTAACTACACCGGCTG AATATAAGCAACCTAAGAGTTTCTCCTGGGAGAAATATCTGGAAGTGACGGGAACGCAGGCCGCTCCCGCTCGGGCCTTTAAACCG AGACCTCCACATGGCTTCCAGGTGGGGATGAAGGTGGAAGCCGTGGACAGAAGGAACCCCATGCTTATCCGTGTCGCCACCATCGCAGACTTTGACGACCACCGACTCAAG ATCCACTTTGACGCCTGGAGTCCCGAATACGACTTCTGGGTGGAGACCGACTGCCCCGACCTGCACCCCTTAGGCTGGTGTCAAAAAACGGGACACTCCCTCCAGCACCCCAACA GTATTAATGAGGCAAGTCCTCCAGGACAGGGATGCCCCACCGCAGGATGCAACGGCATAGGCCACATAAGGGGACCTCGTTACGGGACGCATTACAC TCAGGTGAGCTGTCCTTACTCTGAAATGAATATGAACAAAGACAGCTTGCTCCCCGACCGCCTGGGCGGCGAGAAACCTCTAACTCTGGGGGGCCCGCTCCCCCGAGGGCGTCGCCCTGAACCCAACACGCTTGCTGCGACGCAAACCGTGGCCACACCGGACCGAACAGAGTCGGCCGACAGCGTCCCCGCCAG GAAACCAGCAGAGGCGGAGACGGAGCTCCCGGCACACAGCGGTCCGATAGAACCGATAGGAGGAGCCGGCGAGCAGCAACAGAATGGAACCAGACTCAAacg GATTGCGCCTGTTCCCAAATATCTCAAAATGCACTACGTGAAAGAAGAGGCTGCTGACGGCAAAG GTTCCTCCGACGGCGTCTCCCTCCAGAAAGCCCTCCACGAGTCGGTGTTCTCCCCAGGGCATTCCGCCTCGCCCCACCACCGTGTGGCGCTGTGCTGGGACAAACACTGTCAGCTGCTGCCCGAAGTCCTGGGTCTCAGTGCCAAGAGGGTGGCCGGGTGGAGCACGGAAGAG GTGGTCACATTTGTTAAAGGGCTCCCCGGGTGCAAAGAACACGCCGCAACTTTTAAAACGGAG CAAATCGACGGAGAGGCCTTTCTGCTGCTCACCCAATCGGACATTGTCAAGATCCTGTCCATCAAGTTGGGCCCCGCCCTTAAGATTTACAACTCCATCCTCATGTTCAAGAGTACCGATGAGGAGTAA
- the l3mbtl1b gene encoding lethal(3)malignant brain tumor-like protein 4 isoform X2, producing the protein MKRSGMADTPPNDGPSQGAEFDMMGALDWKDGIATLPGSDIRFRMTEFGTLEIVTDVDVKGHQPPPKRDALEPVSSQSPTPPPECQSQTEKEPPPTSNIPATSSQAKAPAPVVLSLEETPTLESPKVEVGPSVEVGPSGEVAPSGELTQCRTCGGHVPRDALIQGKFCSPNCAQPSSGRSSPGETRDCLTTESEILGKRVRKKRKIFMDSGDEEDENHEEAEEKAKTTKGRRGAKIAKIATAPQNKKRAWSWPAYLEEERAIAAPVKLFKEHQSFPQSRNSFKVGMKLEGLDPCHPSLFCVLTAAEIQGYRVRLHFDGYPECYDFWANADSWDLKPAGWCEKNGHKLLLPKGCKDGEFNWSMYVKNCRGQLAPKHLFRSLNTSVTPSGFRAGMKLEAVDRKNPSLICVATIAAVVDNRLLIHFDNWDDTYDYWCDASSPYIHPVGYCEEAELTLTTPAEYKQPKSFSWEKYLEVTGTQAAPARAFKPRPPHGFQVGMKVEAVDRRNPMLIRVATIADFDDHRLKIHFDAWSPEYDFWVETDCPDLHPLGWCQKTGHSLQHPNSINEASPPGQGCPTAGCNGIGHIRGPRYGTHYTQVSCPYSEMNMNKDSLLPDRLGGEKPLTLGGPLPRGRRPEPNTLAATQTVATPDRTESADSVPARKPAEAETELPAHSGPIEPIGGAGEQQQNGTRLKRIAPVPKYLKMHYVKEEAADGKGSSDGVSLQKALHESVFSPGHSASPHHRVALCWDKHCQLLPEVLGLSAKRVAGWSTEEVVTFVKGLPGCKEHAATFKTEQIDGEAFLLLTQSDIVKILSIKLGPALKIYNSILMFKSTDEE; encoded by the exons ATCTGGAATGGCTGACACTCCACCCAACGATGGTCCCTCACAAGGTGCCGAGTTTGACATGATGGGTGCACTGGACTGGAAGGATGGTATTGCTACGTTGCCAGGAAGTGACATCAGG tTTCGCATGACAGAGTTCGGCACCCTTGAGATTGTGACTGATGTCGACGTTAAAGGGCATCAGCCGCCACCTAAACGGGACGCCTTGGAACCGGTTTCATCTCAAAGTCCTACTCCTCCTCCAGAATGCCAGTCACAAACAGAAAAAGAACCGCCACCGACAAGTAACATTCCAGCCACGTCGTCTCAGGCAAAAG CCCCTGCTCCGGTTGTCTTGTCTTTGGAGGAGACCCCAACATTGGAAAGTCCCAAAGTGGAAGTCGGTCCGAGCGTGGAAGTTGGTCCTAGTGGGGAAGTTGCTCCCAGTGGAGAGCTGACTCAATGCAGAACCTGTGGTGGTCACGTGCCTCGGGACGCCCTCATACAAGGAAAGTTTTGCAGTCCTAACTGTGCACAGCCTTCTAGTGGCAG GTCATCGCCCGGGGAAACCCGAGATTGTCTGACAACCGAAAGCGAGATCTTGGGTAAGCGTGTGcgtaaaaagaggaaaatcttCATGGATTCTGGTGACGAGGAGGATGAAAACCACGAGGAAGCTGAG GAGAAAGCCAAGACTACCAAAGGCAGGAGAGGAGCCAAGATAGCCAAAATTG CTACAGCGCCACAGAATAAAAAGCGGGCATGGAGCTGGCCGGCCTACCTGGAAGAGGAGCGAGCCATTGCCGCCCCAGTTAAACTTTTCAAGGAG CATCAGTCGTTTCCTCAAAGCCGGAACAGTTTTAAGGTGGGGATGAAGCTGGAGGGACTGGACCCGTGCCACCCGTCCCTCTTTTGTGTGCTCACCGCAGCAGAG ATCCAAGGCTATCGAGTCAGGCTTCACTTTGATGGCTACCCCGAGTGCTACGACTTCTGGGCCAACGCCGACTCGTGGGATTTGAAACCGGCAGGCTGGTGTGAGAAAAATGGCCACAAGCTATTGTTGCCCAAAG GTTGCAAGGATGGAGAATTCAACTGGAGCATGTACGTTAAGAACTGCAGAGGTCAGCTGGCCCCGAAGCACCTTTTTAGGAGCCTCAACACG TCTGTGACTCCATCCGGATTTCGGGCGGGCATGAAGCTGGAGGCGGTGGATAGGAAGAACCCGTCGCTCATCTGTGTGGCCACCATCGCTGCCGTGGTGGACAACAGGCTTCTCATTCACTTTGACAACTGGGACGACACGTATGATTACTG GTGCGATGCCAGCAGTCCGTACATTCACCCGGTCGGCTACTGCGAAGAAGCCGAGCTCACTCTAACTACACCGGCTG AATATAAGCAACCTAAGAGTTTCTCCTGGGAGAAATATCTGGAAGTGACGGGAACGCAGGCCGCTCCCGCTCGGGCCTTTAAACCG AGACCTCCACATGGCTTCCAGGTGGGGATGAAGGTGGAAGCCGTGGACAGAAGGAACCCCATGCTTATCCGTGTCGCCACCATCGCAGACTTTGACGACCACCGACTCAAG ATCCACTTTGACGCCTGGAGTCCCGAATACGACTTCTGGGTGGAGACCGACTGCCCCGACCTGCACCCCTTAGGCTGGTGTCAAAAAACGGGACACTCCCTCCAGCACCCCAACA GTATTAATGAGGCAAGTCCTCCAGGACAGGGATGCCCCACCGCAGGATGCAACGGCATAGGCCACATAAGGGGACCTCGTTACGGGACGCATTACAC TCAGGTGAGCTGTCCTTACTCTGAAATGAATATGAACAAAGACAGCTTGCTCCCCGACCGCCTGGGCGGCGAGAAACCTCTAACTCTGGGGGGCCCGCTCCCCCGAGGGCGTCGCCCTGAACCCAACACGCTTGCTGCGACGCAAACCGTGGCCACACCGGACCGAACAGAGTCGGCCGACAGCGTCCCCGCCAG GAAACCAGCAGAGGCGGAGACGGAGCTCCCGGCACACAGCGGTCCGATAGAACCGATAGGAGGAGCCGGCGAGCAGCAACAGAATGGAACCAGACTCAAacg GATTGCGCCTGTTCCCAAATATCTCAAAATGCACTACGTGAAAGAAGAGGCTGCTGACGGCAAAG GTTCCTCCGACGGCGTCTCCCTCCAGAAAGCCCTCCACGAGTCGGTGTTCTCCCCAGGGCATTCCGCCTCGCCCCACCACCGTGTGGCGCTGTGCTGGGACAAACACTGTCAGCTGCTGCCCGAAGTCCTGGGTCTCAGTGCCAAGAGGGTGGCCGGGTGGAGCACGGAAGAG GTGGTCACATTTGTTAAAGGGCTCCCCGGGTGCAAAGAACACGCCGCAACTTTTAAAACGGAG CAAATCGACGGAGAGGCCTTTCTGCTGCTCACCCAATCGGACATTGTCAAGATCCTGTCCATCAAGTTGGGCCCCGCCCTTAAGATTTACAACTCCATCCTCATGTTCAAGAGTACCGATGAGGAGTAA